The following nucleotide sequence is from Nitratidesulfovibrio termitidis HI1.
GCAAAGACAGTGCGACTTCAATTGGCCCGTTTCGGGGTATCCTGAGGGGAGGCGTTGATTCTCTTCAGGAGTCCCTCTGACCGTGCGCACGTTGATTTTTTGTTGCTGGCAAGGAAAACGAGGCTGCCATGAGGGAGTATACTCTTATCGTATTTGACCGAGATGGCAGACGAAGTCTGACGAAGCCAGCGGCAAAAAGGCAATGTGCGCCTAGAAGTGAAGAAGCGCAGAACCCCAGGTAAACCCACCACCAAAGGTGGCCAGCAGTACGCGCATGCCGGGGCGCAGCACGCCCTTGGCCCGCGCGTCGGCAATGGCCAGCGGCACGGACGCGGCGGATGTGTTGCCGAATTCGTGCAGGTTCACGAACACGCGCTCGGCGGGGATGCCCAGCCGGTCGCCCACGGCCTCGATGATGCGCAGGTTGGCCTGGTGTGGAATGAGCAGGGCCACGTCGTCGGTGGTCAGGCCGTTGCGCGCAAGTACATCCTGGCTGATGGCGGCCATGTTGCGCACGGCGTGCTTGAACACGTCGCGCCCGTTCATCTGCACGAAGAAATCGTCGCCCACCGGATCGCCCTTGGCGTAGGGGGTGTGGGTGCCGCCGCCGATGGTCAGCAGGCCGCCCAGGTTGCCGTCGGACGCGCAGAGCACGTCTTCCAGCAGGGCGCCTTCGCCGTCGGCGGTAATCACCGACGCGCCCGCACCATCGCCGAACAGCACGCAGGTGGTGCGGTCGGCCCAGTTCAGGCGGCGGGTCAGGGCTTCGGTGGCGGTCAGCAGCACGCGGGCTTCGGGCTGGGCGGCCACGATGGCGCGAGCCATGGACAGGCCGTACACGTAGCCCGAGCAGGCGGCGTTGAAATCGAAGGCCATGGCGCCCACGATGCCCAGCTTGGCCTCCACGAGGCAGGCGGTGTTGGGGCACAGGTAGTCGGGTGTGCAGGTGGCGTTGATGACGTGGGTTATCTCGCCCGGCTCCATGCCCGCGTCGGTCAGGGCCATGCGGGCGGCTTCCGCAGCCGCGTCGGAGGCGTTCTGCCCCTCGGCCAGGCGGTGGCGCTGCTTGATGCCGGTGCGGGTGGTGATCCACTCGTCGGTGGTCTCCACGAATTTTTCAAGGTCGAAGTTGGTCAGCACGTCCACGGGTGTGTACGCACCGAACCCCCTGACCCGGCAGGCAATATCGCGCGATGCTGTCATGTGGCTGGTTCCGGTCGGCGCGCGGGGCGCCGCAGGTGCAGGGTGGGGGGCGCTAGAGCATTTCACCGTCAGGGATGTCTGCCTAAAAATGCTCTGGCTGCGCGGGGAGCGCCGCCCGTACCGAAGGCGCAGGCGAAATCGCGTTTCGCCGACTGGCGCCGGTGGGAGCGTTTCAAGAATCGTCCTATTTGATGGCCTTGCCGTAGCGGGTGAGTTCCTCGTTGGCGCTGATGGCCTTGACGAGGCGTTCGTTGGTCTTTTTTTCCACAAAGGTGGCGGCCAGCTTGACGGCGCTGCGCACTGCCTTGGAATTGGACTTGCCGTGGCAGACGAAGGCGATGCCCTGCAAGCCGAGCAGGGGAGCGCCGCCGTATTCGGCATAGTCCACGAACTGGGCAAAGCGGCGGAAGGCGGATTTGGCGAGCAGGGTGCCGATCTTGGGCAACAGGCCGGAGAGCAGTTCGCGCTTCAGCACGCGGCCCAGCGACGTGCTGAGCCCTTCGCTCAGCTTCAGCGCCACGTTGCCGACAAAGCCGTCGCAGACCACCACGTCCACCTCGCCGCTGAAAATGTCGCGGCCTTCCACGTTGCCCACGAAGTTGATGCCGTTCTGGGCCAGCTTGAACAGTTCGTAGGCTTCCTTGACCTGGGTGTTGCCCTTGCCTTCTTCCTCGCCGATGCTCAGAAGGCCGATGCGCGGCGATTCGCACGACAGAAGGTCGCGCGCGAAGGCGTCGGCCATCAGGCCGAACTGGAACAGGTGGTGCGGCTTGCAGTCCACGTTGGCCCCCACGTCCAGCAGGACGATGGGGTTCTTTTCCGTGGGCATGATGGAGGCGAGCGCGGGCCGGTCCACGCCGGGAATGCGGCCCATGATGAACATGCCGCAGGCCACGGTGGCGCCGGAATGCCCGGCGCTGACGATGCCGTGGGCCTGTCCGTCGCGCACCAGGCGGCAGGCCACCTGGATGGAGGCATCCTTGCGGCGGCGCAGGATGTCGGAAGGCTTTTCGTCCATGCCGGCGACTTCGCTGGCGTGGACAACGTCATAGGCGACGCCGTCAAGGGGGATCCTGGCCAGTTCCGCCTGCACCTTCGCCTGGTCGCCGACCAGCAGAAGGGCGATCCCCTTGTCGCGCGCCGCCTCAATCGCGCCGGGGACCACCACGGAGGGGCCAAAATCCCCCCCCATGGCATCCACGGCGATGGTGGTCGCGTTACTCATTAGGCTGAGCGACCACCTGACGGCCCTTGTAGGTGCCGCAGCTCGGGCAGGCGCGGTGCGGAACGGTGGGCTCGCCGCAGGCGCAGTACACGATGGTGGGGACGGCCACGCGGTCGTGCGAACGGCGCATACCCTTCTTGGACTTGGACTTCTTGTTCTGCTGAACGGCCATGACGTTCCTCTCCTGGATGTCCCGCCGAGGGCGGCGGGGGTTGTGCTACTTCTTTTCGATGGTAAGGCCGCGCAGGGCGGCAAGCCTGGGGTCGCCTTCCTCGCTCTTGCAGGAGCAGGAAGCGGCGTTCAGGTTGCTTCCGCACGACGGGCACAGGCCCTTGCAGCCAGCGGAGCACAGCGGCTTCGTCGGCAGGGCCAGCAGAAATTCTTCCCACAGCAGGCCGGACAGGCTTACTTCAACGCCCTGCCCGGAAGGGGAGACACGGATCACGGCTGCGTCCACGTCCTCGAAGTCGCTGTCTACTTCAGGCTCCGCCGTGCCCGACTTGCCGTGCTTGCGCACATCGTCCTGCGCGGGCTGCGGGGCCGGAAACGGTTCAAAGCTGTCGAAGGACTGGTCGATGGCCACTACCGCCGGTTCGGCGCACCGGTCGCAGGGCGCGCTGATGCGCCCCGTGAGCCTGCCGCGCACAAGGCAGCCGTCGTCCTGCGGCAGCAGGAACACCGAACCGCGCAGCGGCTCGACGATGGTGAACGGCAGTGAAAACTCGGCGATGGGGCCTTGCCAGACGGACTGGTCGTCAACCTCGTATTCGCCGCCGCCCGCCGGAATGTCCTTGAGCGGAATCCAAATCTGGTGCATGGCTACCTCGCGAGCAGCGATTACTACATGCGAACCCTTCGGGCTGTCAAGAAAGGGGTTGCGTTTTTCAGGGCGGCGGTATAAGACTCCCATCTCTCGCGGCGGCAAACATCCAGAATGCGTCCGGAACGTGCCCGGCACATCGGTCGACGCCCGCCCCGCGCGGCGCCCCGGCGGTAGAACGCCACCGGCGGCACACCAGAACGACCACGCGAACTTTGCACATATACGGAGGAAAGTCATGTCCAAGCAGTGCGATGTGTGCGGCAAGAAGGCCCAGGTCGGCCACCATGTGAGCCACTCGAACATCAAGACCAAGCGTCGGTTCGAGCCGAACCTGCAGAGCGTCCGCCACCAGTACCCCAACGGCGAAGTGAAGACCATCAGCGTCTGCACCCGTTGCCTGCGCTCCGGCGCGGTGGTGAAGCCCGCCGTCCGCAAGGTCGCCTAAGGCTTTCCGATCCGAGCGTTCAAAAGCCCCGGTGGTTTCCGCCGGGGCTTTTTGGCGTTGTCGTTCCGGGCGTGACGGTGGCCCTTCGTCACGCAAACGTCGCCATGCGCCGGGCATCCCCCGCTTTTCGCCCGGTGCCGCTCGGGGTAGGATGCCCCATGTTCTGGACGCTTCCCGCCCTGCTGGCGGCCCTGCTGGCCGCGCTGGACGCCACCCTGCTGCGCCGCTTTGCCGGGGATCTGCCCCCGGCGCGCATGGTGGCCTATCCGGTATTCTGGAGCCTGCCGCCGTTTCTGGCCCTGCTGGCGGTGCGCGGCGTGCCCGACCTGCCCGCGCCGTTCTGGCTGGCCACCCTTGCCGCCGTGCCGGTGAACATGGCCGGGCATCTGTGCACGGCATGGGCGGTGCGCCTCTCTCCCGTGTCGCGCACGGTGCCCTACCTGTGCTTTTCCCCGGTTTTCGTGGTGGTGCACGAATACCTGCTGCTGGGGGTTGCGCCACGTCCGGCGGGGGTGGCCGGGGTGCTGCTGGTTGTGGCGGGCAGCTGGGTGCTGAACGCGGGCAGGGCGGAGCCGCATGCGCACGTCGCCAGCGGCCTTGCTGCCCGCATCCTGCGTCCCTTCCGAACCCTGGTTGTCGAGCGCGGCGCGCGGGTCATGCTGGGGGTGGCCCTGTTGTGGGGGCTGGGCAGCGTGCTGAACCGCCAGATGGTCCTGTACGCCCCGCCCGCCGTGGCGGGTGGGGTGTTCTTTGCCATTTACGGCCCGGCCATGCTGGCGGGGCTGATGCTGTTAGGCGGGGTGCGCCCGCGCATGCTCGTCGACCGGCCGTTGCGGGGCGCTGCCATGGGAGCGGTGCTGTTTCTGGCCGCGTACGTGCATTTCACGGCCATAAGCCTGACCACGGCCGCCAACATGATCGCGGTGAAGCGACTGGACGGGGTGTTCGCCGTGCTGTTCGACCGGTTGTCCGACTGGCGGGCCGGGTGCCTCCGAGGTCGGCGCACTGCCCGTCGGGATGACGCCGTTGATCGGCGCGGAGAGGGGCGCGCCGCCCGCGATGGCAGGTTGCCCGGCGCGGCACTGATGGCCGCCGGAGCCGCCCTGGTGGTGCTGACGTCCTGACGGCCGTACCTTTGGGGGGGGCGTCAGCCTGTGATTGCACTGCGCCGTGCAGGCGTGGCGCATTCCGGGTGAAGCCTCCATTCCCCGCATTTTTCCGGCGGGATACGTCTTGCCGCCTGACCCTTCCGTGACTATCCTCTACTGAATGGACGCACGCATGCGTGGCGCAGCCATGGGTTGCCGCCCGCAGGCATGACGCCCCGCGCCGTCTCCTCGTCACCGTAATCTCCGCGTCCGCACCCCCGGCTGCCGTCACGTAACCGGCACCACGGATGTACCCCCGCGAATCCGGCGCACCTTTCCCACCGCAACCATCCCGGAGCCGTCATGCCCCGTCTTGGTCTTGTCCTGCTGCTGGTCCCCTTTCTTGAATTCTACGTGCTGGTGGAGGTGGGCGCACGCATCGGGGCGTTCAACGCCGTGCTGCTCGTGATCCTGTTCGCCATGGTGGGCGTGTGGATTGCCCGTGCCCAGGGCATGGGCACGCTGGCCCGCATCCAGCAAAGCCTGGCCCAGGGCGTGCTGCCCGCCGACGAGATGCTGGACGGGCTGTTCCTGCTGCTGGCGGGCATCCTGATGGTGATACCCGGCTTCGTGACCGGCGCCGTGGGGGTGCTGCTGCTGCTGCCCCCGGTGCGCAGGCTGGCCGCGCACCTGCTGCGGCGGCACATGAACGCCACCCTGCAGGCTGAAGGCCGGGCGGGTGACCGCGCGGGCGGAGCGTCGGTGCATGTGCGCACCTGGTATTTCGGCCCCGGCGGGGCGCGGCACACCGAAACCTTTGGCGGCGGGCCCATGTTCGGGCAGGGACGCGACGGCGCTTCTGGTCTGGACGGCACGCCCGGCGACGGTCCCCAACCCTACGGCCCGGACCTGGGGAGCGGTGGAGGGAGTGCCCTGGACGACAGGCAGGAACCCCGCCGCACCGTGGTCATCGACTGCGAGCCGGTGGAGCCTTCCGCTCCGGCGAATGGCTCCGGCAAGGCTGGCGAGCCCGGCAAGGCTGGCGGCACATCGGGCGGTTCCACGGGTGATTCGGGCGCGCGCTAGCGCGCCGCCCCCGGCTCTCCCTTTCACGGTCGCCGCACAGCCCATGCCCCCTCCCAACGGATCAGACCGCTTCCGCCGCTCCCGCCCGGTGCGTTCCGGCGGTGCATCCGCGCTTGCCGGGCGTTCCGCCGTGGCCTCCGGGCTCGGAGCCCCGCCGGAACACCTGGCGGCGGCCCTGCGTCGCAGGCCCGTGCTGCCCCTGTGCTGGCGCGACCTGACCGTACCCGTTCCCCCGGTCCAGAACTCGGCGTTGCCTGCGCCGCTGCCGCAGCTTCCTCCGTTCACCATGCAGCGCCTGCCGCGCTGGCGGCTGGTGCTGGAGGCGCGCAGCATTCCGTTCATGGCCGTGCGTCGGGGCGAGCGGCAGCACCTGTTCGTGCCTGCGTTGTACGAGCGGCTGGCCCGGCTGGAACTGCTGGCCGCCGAGGGTGAGGACGCCGCCGCCCGTGCCCGCCCCCCCGCGCCTCCTCCCGCCCCCCTGCGCGCAAACGTCCATCTGACCCTGCTGGGCCTGCTGCTGCTGGCCCTGTGGCACGGGGTGCGCATGGGCTGGTGGTGGGATATGCACCTGCCCCTGCCCGACCTGGACCCCGACGTGTGGCGCGATGCCGGGGCCATGGACGTCTACTACACCGTCGCGCGCGGGCAATGGTACCGCGTGGTTACGGCCCTGACCCTGCATGCCGACAGTCCGCACCTGTTCGGCAACATCCTGTTCGGCAGCTTCTTTCTGATTCCCCTGTGCCGCCGTGTGGGCAGCGGCCCCGGCTGGCTGCTGACCATTATGGCGGGCGCGGGCGGCAACGTGCTGAATGCGCTGGTGCGCCCGGCATCGCACGTCAGCCTGGGTTTTTCCACGGCGTTGTTCGGCGCGGTGGGGCTGCTGTCCGGGCTGCTGGCGGTGGAGGGCGGCTGGAGCGGCTGGCGACGCATGGTGGTGCCGCTGGCCGCCGGGCTGGCCATTCTGGGCATGCTGGGCAGTGAAGGGGAGCGCACCGACCTTGGCGCGCACCTGTTCGGCCTGGTGGCGGGCATCGTGGTGGGCATGGCCGCGCAGGGGCTGCGCGAATGTTTCGGCCCGCCGCCGCGCTGGCTGGAATGGCTGGCTGGAGCGGCTTGCGCCGCGTTGCTGGTGGGCTGCTGGATGCTGGCGTTGCGGTGACCTGGCTGTCCTTAGGGAGCAAGGGGCGCAAGGGGCGCAGGCAGGGTGGAACAGGACAGGACGGAACAGGCGAGACAGGGTGAACAGGGCGAACAGGGCGAACAGGACGGGGGCGCGTTTCCTTTTCAACAACGCAAGACTGCCGTGGAGGCGACTCCACGGCAGTCTTGCGTTATTGTCTTGCGTGTATTGCCGACTACTGGGCCTGCGCCGTTGCCGGGGCGGGAGCAGCCGGGGTGTCCGTGGCGCCCACGCCGGGCGGCGGCGGGGGCGGGGTGGGCACCGGCAGGGGTTGGGGCGTGGCCGGGGCGTTGTCCTGCGGCTGCGGGCCGGGCAGAGGCACGGCCGGGGTTTCCGGCGTGGCGGGCTGCCGACCAGGCTGCAAGGGCTGCACGGGCTGGGGCGCGGCGGGCGCGGCGGGCGTGGTGTGGTCGGTGCCGTTGCCCTCACCGGGCGCGGGCTGCGGCAGGGCCGGTGCATCGGGCGCCGGGGCCTGTTCGCCGGAAACGGAGGGTGCGGCTCCATCACCATCGGGGGTGGGCGTCACCGGATTCTCGGGTGTTGCGGGCGGCACGGGGGCGGAACGCTCCGCCAGCACGTATTCGCGGTCCACGATCCACTGGCGGTGCACCTCGTGCAGGTCGGCGGGCTTGTCGGTCCATTCCGCGAAGCGGTCGGCGCGCATGGCCACCACCAGTTGCGGGAACACCGCCACGGCGGCCCGCAGCGAGTCCTCGTCGGAAAGTTCCTCGATGTTGGAGCCCGCGTAGTAGGTGTAGGTGCCGGAGTACACCTTGTAGCTCACCGGGTGGTACCCCTTGCGGATGTACTCGCCCATCAGCTCGGCCTGGGCGCGGGGGCTCATGATCGGGTCCAGCGAGGGCGCGGTGAGCAGGGCGGCGGGCACGACGAGTGCGGTGACGAAGGCGGCCAGGGTCAGCAGACCGCCTTCCGGACGGCTGCGGTCCACGGCCTTCCACAGCAGCACGGCGAACACCAGGGTGACGCCTGCGAGGATGGGCGCGCCGCGCACGATGTCGAGCATGGCGAGCGCCTGCGGCTGGAAGCGCACGCGCACCATGTCCGGCGCCCACTGCCACAGCGAGGCGGCGCCCAGACCCAGCGCCAGCACCAACAGCAGCAGCGCCGTCAGGCCGAAGTACATGCGGCTGCCGAACCCGTTCAGCCGCAGCAGGGCGCGGGCGGTGACCACGGCCAGCAGCGGGAACAGCGGCAGCAGGTAGATGACGATCTTGATGCTGACCGCCGTCAGCAGGGCGAACGAGGTGATCAGCGCCAGCCAGATGTAGGCCATGCCGTCGCCTTCGCCCTTGCGGGTGGCCAGCACCTTGCGCATGGACGCGGGGGAGAAGGCGCGCCCCCATGGCAGGAACGGCAGCACCAGCGTGAACGGCAGCCACGCGGCGGGCAGGGTGGCCAGGTAGTGCCACCACGGCTGCTCGTGATGCCAGGAGGCGGTGGCGCGATCCACGATCTGGTGGCGCAGGATGTTGCGGATGAGGTCCGCGTAGCCTTCAAACCATACCGCGCCCACCCAGGCCAGCAGGGTGGCCAGCATGATGCCGCCGCCGATGGCCACGTCCATGCGGTTCAGGCGGCGGGGCATGCCGCGCCACAGCCCGTAGGCCAGCCCGGCCAGCAGCGGAAATGCCAGGCCGAACGGCCCCTTGACCAGGGTGGCCACGGCGGCCAGGGCAAAGGCCGGGACGATCCAGCGGAAGGCCAGGGGCAGGCGCAGCCCCCGGTACATGCAGATGTGGGCCAGCGTGATCACGGCGGCGAACAGCAGGTCCATGCGGGCGTAGTGGGTCACGCCCAGGAAGTACAGGCCGCACAGCAGCACCAGCCCCGCCGCGAACGATTCGCGCTTGTCGCATCCGGCCACCAGACGGGCCAGGGCATAGGTGGTCCACAGCACCAGCAGTCCGGATACCGCGGCCCCCAACTGGAAGACCATGGGACCGTCCACGCCGGGGATGGCGTCCAGCAGGCCGAGGAACCAGAAATATACGGGCGGCTTGTCCGGGTAGGGGATGCCGTTCAGATGCGGCACCAGCCACTGGCCGGTGGCCAGCATGGTTTCGTAGACGTTACCGTGGCGGATTTCGTCCGAAAACCACAGCGATCGCGCATCCAGGGTGAAGGCCGTCTGCGCCGCGTAGATGAGGGTGAGCGGCAACAGCGGGAACAGGGCCAGCAGGTCGAACAGGCGGGTCAGGATGCCTCGGGCGCGACCATTGGGCTGCGGGGGCGGACAGGTTCCGGCAGGCTTGCCGCCTGCGGCCCCGGTGGCGTTGGCGGCGGCGCCGGGCGGGGTCTGCGGCGTTTCCGGAGAAGCGGCGGCCTTGGCCTGGGAGGCGGCGGTTTCGGTCTGCGGATCGGTCATGGAGCGGTCCTGTGGGTGAAGCGGTGTATGATGAAGGCGGCAAGGCTGCCCAGCAGAAGCCCCGCCAATACGTCGCTGGCGTGGTGCTGCCCCAGCAGCACCCGCGAATAGCCCACGGCGGCCACGTATCCGCCAAGGGCAAGGGATGCGGCCATGTGCTTCCAGCGCATGGCCAGCGGCGGGCAAGCCCCGGCGATTTCCGCCGTGTGGCCGGAGGGCAGCGAATTGTGCGGCCCGTCGAACGAAAAGGGCACCCACGGCCCCGCCACGCCGGGCCGGGTGCGCCCGGCGGTGATCTTGATCACCCGCACGAGCAGGAACGCAATCAGCAACTGCACCGCCACGTAGGCCAGGACAAAGCGCACGGTGCGCAGGTCGTGGCGGCGACGGGCGCGCCAGAACAGCGCTCCGTACACGGCATACATGGCCGGGTTGCCCCAGTCGGTCAGCACCATGACCAAACTGGCCGTATCGGGGTTGGCCTGCCGCCACGCGCGCCAGTAGGCCGTCACTTCGTCTCCGGCGCCAAGGCACACGGTGGACAGCGCAAGCAGCGCCAGCAGCGGCAGGATGCA
It contains:
- a CDS encoding ArnT family glycosyltransferase, which encodes MTDPQTETAASQAKAAASPETPQTPPGAAANATGAAGGKPAGTCPPPQPNGRARGILTRLFDLLALFPLLPLTLIYAAQTAFTLDARSLWFSDEIRHGNVYETMLATGQWLVPHLNGIPYPDKPPVYFWFLGLLDAIPGVDGPMVFQLGAAVSGLLVLWTTYALARLVAGCDKRESFAAGLVLLCGLYFLGVTHYARMDLLFAAVITLAHICMYRGLRLPLAFRWIVPAFALAAVATLVKGPFGLAFPLLAGLAYGLWRGMPRRLNRMDVAIGGGIMLATLLAWVGAVWFEGYADLIRNILRHQIVDRATASWHHEQPWWHYLATLPAAWLPFTLVLPFLPWGRAFSPASMRKVLATRKGEGDGMAYIWLALITSFALLTAVSIKIVIYLLPLFPLLAVVTARALLRLNGFGSRMYFGLTALLLLVLALGLGAASLWQWAPDMVRVRFQPQALAMLDIVRGAPILAGVTLVFAVLLWKAVDRSRPEGGLLTLAAFVTALVVPAALLTAPSLDPIMSPRAQAELMGEYIRKGYHPVSYKVYSGTYTYYAGSNIEELSDEDSLRAAVAVFPQLVVAMRADRFAEWTDKPADLHEVHRQWIVDREYVLAERSAPVPPATPENPVTPTPDGDGAAPSVSGEQAPAPDAPALPQPAPGEGNGTDHTTPAAPAAPQPVQPLQPGRQPATPETPAVPLPGPQPQDNAPATPQPLPVPTPPPPPPGVGATDTPAAPAPATAQAQ
- a CDS encoding rhomboid family intramembrane serine protease, producing MPPPNGSDRFRRSRPVRSGGASALAGRSAVASGLGAPPEHLAAALRRRPVLPLCWRDLTVPVPPVQNSALPAPLPQLPPFTMQRLPRWRLVLEARSIPFMAVRRGERQHLFVPALYERLARLELLAAEGEDAAARARPPAPPPAPLRANVHLTLLGLLLLALWHGVRMGWWWDMHLPLPDLDPDVWRDAGAMDVYYTVARGQWYRVVTALTLHADSPHLFGNILFGSFFLIPLCRRVGSGPGWLLTIMAGAGGNVLNALVRPASHVSLGFSTALFGAVGLLSGLLAVEGGWSGWRRMVVPLAAGLAILGMLGSEGERTDLGAHLFGLVAGIVVGMAAQGLRECFGPPPRWLEWLAGAACAALLVGCWMLALR
- the rpmB gene encoding 50S ribosomal protein L28 produces the protein MSKQCDVCGKKAQVGHHVSHSNIKTKRRFEPNLQSVRHQYPNGEVKTISVCTRCLRSGAVVKPAVRKVA
- a CDS encoding DMT family transporter, yielding MFWTLPALLAALLAALDATLLRRFAGDLPPARMVAYPVFWSLPPFLALLAVRGVPDLPAPFWLATLAAVPVNMAGHLCTAWAVRLSPVSRTVPYLCFSPVFVVVHEYLLLGVAPRPAGVAGVLLVVAGSWVLNAGRAEPHAHVASGLAARILRPFRTLVVERGARVMLGVALLWGLGSVLNRQMVLYAPPAVAGGVFFAIYGPAMLAGLMLLGGVRPRMLVDRPLRGAAMGAVLFLAAYVHFTAISLTTAANMIAVKRLDGVFAVLFDRLSDWRAGCLRGRRTARRDDAVDRRGEGRAARDGRLPGAALMAAGAALVVLTS
- a CDS encoding phosphatase PAP2 family protein gives rise to the protein MRQPYPLSHHLLCILPLLALLALSTVCLGAGDEVTAYWRAWRQANPDTASLVMVLTDWGNPAMYAVYGALFWRARRRHDLRTVRFVLAYVAVQLLIAFLLVRVIKITAGRTRPGVAGPWVPFSFDGPHNSLPSGHTAEIAGACPPLAMRWKHMAASLALGGYVAAVGYSRVLLGQHHASDVLAGLLLGSLAAFIIHRFTHRTAP
- a CDS encoding FxsA family protein, with the protein product MPRLGLVLLLVPFLEFYVLVEVGARIGAFNAVLLVILFAMVGVWIARAQGMGTLARIQQSLAQGVLPADEMLDGLFLLLAGILMVIPGFVTGAVGVLLLLPPVRRLAAHLLRRHMNATLQAEGRAGDRAGGASVHVRTWYFGPGGARHTETFGGGPMFGQGRDGASGLDGTPGDGPQPYGPDLGSGGGSALDDRQEPRRTVVIDCEPVEPSAPANGSGKAGEPGKAGGTSGGSTGDSGAR
- a CDS encoding YceD family protein, whose product is MHQIWIPLKDIPAGGGEYEVDDQSVWQGPIAEFSLPFTIVEPLRGSVFLLPQDDGCLVRGRLTGRISAPCDRCAEPAVVAIDQSFDSFEPFPAPQPAQDDVRKHGKSGTAEPEVDSDFEDVDAAVIRVSPSGQGVEVSLSGLLWEEFLLALPTKPLCSAGCKGLCPSCGSNLNAASCSCKSEEGDPRLAALRGLTIEKK
- the plsX gene encoding phosphate acyltransferase PlsX encodes the protein MSNATTIAVDAMGGDFGPSVVVPGAIEAARDKGIALLLVGDQAKVQAELARIPLDGVAYDVVHASEVAGMDEKPSDILRRRKDASIQVACRLVRDGQAHGIVSAGHSGATVACGMFIMGRIPGVDRPALASIMPTEKNPIVLLDVGANVDCKPHHLFQFGLMADAFARDLLSCESPRIGLLSIGEEEGKGNTQVKEAYELFKLAQNGINFVGNVEGRDIFSGEVDVVVCDGFVGNVALKLSEGLSTSLGRVLKRELLSGLLPKIGTLLAKSAFRRFAQFVDYAEYGGAPLLGLQGIAFVCHGKSNSKAVRSAVKLAATFVEKKTNERLVKAISANEELTRYGKAIK
- a CDS encoding beta-ketoacyl-ACP synthase III; translation: MTASRDIACRVRGFGAYTPVDVLTNFDLEKFVETTDEWITTRTGIKQRHRLAEGQNASDAAAEAARMALTDAGMEPGEITHVINATCTPDYLCPNTACLVEAKLGIVGAMAFDFNAACSGYVYGLSMARAIVAAQPEARVLLTATEALTRRLNWADRTTCVLFGDGAGASVITADGEGALLEDVLCASDGNLGGLLTIGGGTHTPYAKGDPVGDDFFVQMNGRDVFKHAVRNMAAISQDVLARNGLTTDDVALLIPHQANLRIIEAVGDRLGIPAERVFVNLHEFGNTSAASVPLAIADARAKGVLRPGMRVLLATFGGGFTWGSALLHF
- the rpmF gene encoding 50S ribosomal protein L32, with product MAVQQNKKSKSKKGMRRSHDRVAVPTIVYCACGEPTVPHRACPSCGTYKGRQVVAQPNE